The following proteins are co-located in the Scomber scombrus chromosome 2, fScoSco1.1, whole genome shotgun sequence genome:
- the lrrtm1 gene encoding leucine-rich repeat transmembrane neuronal protein 1, with product MLMDFLLIGLYLKWPLKKPPGLILCSLGIFLRTVPLVEGVCPRLCRCDSKLLYCEGLNLTDIPRNLSSAMGLSMRENNLTELREGQLAGLSQLTWLYLDHNNIDIVEEGAFDRLRRVKELDLSSNRIESLPNGTFRPLPNLRILDLSYNRLQALEPDLFHGLRKLTNLHLRYNSLKFVPVRIFQDCRSMQFLDLGYNQLQSLARNSFAGLFKLTELHLEHNELVKVNLAHFPRLISLRTLYMHNNRATIVVNTLDWTWHFLEKIDLSANEIEYIEPHVFESAPNLKVLMLDSNRLTSMDQRILDSWSSLDSITLAGNDWECSRNVCALASWLSAFRGQRDNSLLCSSPDTAQGEDVLDAVYAFQLCEDHPLEVTTAGLYASTRDLAQGGSVLGPFTPNPYEGEGSEVVTSSFTVTVGHEDLESTMQIHKVVTGTMALIFSFLIVVLMLYVAWKCFPAGIRQLRQCFSSQRRKQKQKQSMQQMAAISTPEYYVDYKPNHIEGALVIINEYGSCTCQQQPSRECEV from the coding sequence ATGCTAATGGATTTCCTTCTAATTGGACTGTACTTAAAGTGGCCACTGAAGAAGCCCCCGGGGTTGATACTGTGTTCATTGGGCATTTTTCTCAGAACTGTTCCCTTGGTAGAGGGGGTTTGTCCAAGGCTGTGCCGCTGCGACAGCAAGCTGCTGTACTGCGAGGGGCTAAACCTCACAGACATTCCCCGCAATCTGAGCAGTGCCATGGGCCTGTCCATGAGAGAGAACAACTTGACCGAGCTGCGTGAAGGCCAACTGGCTGGTCTGTCACAGCTCACCTGGCTCTACCTAGATCACAACAACATTGACATTGTAGAGGAGGGTGCATTTGACAGGCTAAGACGGGTCAAGGAGTTAGACCTGAGCAGCAACCGAATTGAGAGTCTGCCAAATGGTACCTTTAGGCCCCTCCCAAACCTGCGTATTCTGGATCTCTCATACAACAGGCTGCAGGCACTAGAGCCCGACTTATTCCACGGCCTTAGAAAGCTCACCAATTTGCATTTGCGCTACAATTCTCTCAAATTTGTGCCAGTGCGGATTTTTCAAGATTGCCGGAGCATGCAGTTTCTGGACTTGGGATACAACCAACTGCAAAGCCTGGCACGAAACTCCTTTGCTGGCCTCTTCAAGTTGACTGAGTTGCATCTTGAGCACAATGAGCTGGTTAAAGTCAACCTAGCCCACTTCCCCCGCCTCATCTCTTTACGCACTCTGTACATGCACAACAATCGTGCCACTATTGTTGTCAATACCCTGGACTGGACATGGCATTTTTTAGAGAAGATTGACCTGTCAGCCAATGAAATCGAGTACATTGAGCCACATGTTTTTGAGAGTGCACCCAACCTCAAGGTGCTGATGCTAGACTCCAATCGGCTGACTTCCATGGACCAGCGTATCCTGGATTCATGGTCATCGCTGGACAGCATTACCCTGGCAGGGAATGACTGGGAGTGCAGCCGCAACGTGTGTGCCTTGGCTTCTTGGCTGAGTGCCTTCCGAGGCCAGCGTGATAATTCCCTGCTGTGTTCAAGCCCAGACACCGCACAGGGTGAGGATGTGTTGGATGCAGTCTATGCTTTTCAGCTATGTGAGGATCATCCACTGGAGGTAACCACAGCAGGCCTGTATGCCTCTACAAGGGATCTGGCCCAAGGTGGCTCTGTGTTAGGCCCATTTACTCCCAACCCTTATGAAGGTGAGGGTAGTGAGGTGGTCACCAGTTCTTTCACTGTCACAGTGGGCCATGAAGACCTGGAGAGCACCATGCAGATCCACAAGGTGGTGACTGGCACCATGGCACTTATCTTTTCCTTTCTAATTGTTGTGCTCATGCTGTATGTGGCATGGAAGTGCTTTCCTGCCGGAATAAGACAACTGAGGCAGTGCTTTAGCAGTCAGCGCCGTAAGCAGAAGCAAAAGCAAAGCATGCAGCAGATGGCTGCAATTTCTACACCAGAGTACTATGTTGACTATAAACCTAACCACATTGAGGGAGCTCTGGTAATCATCAATGAATATGGTTCTTGCACTTGCCAACAGCAACCTTCTCGGGAATGTGAGGTGTGA